tgggccactttcaactgataaacggtcgcaacggagtcaaaataaacatatcatcgTCATTTGTATTTAATATACAAGGGCTGTCTTCCGTAATCATCATTGTAAAGTCATAAATATGCATCAGTTTGACTTAAgatttttgccaagctgggttgcgtggctcctgtgcttaccgctacgttcccgattgttcggctaggcggtaaatgGATCACCtatgtgattgttactaccgggtcatccgagttagtacctcagactgggtgaagccgaaagctagcgatcGTAAAGGATCACATTGGTTGGCAACAACGGAAGTAAAAAATTTGGTTCATTAATACCACAGAGTTTGGGAACTTTCcccgaactaaatcctcaatattttcttcccacattgatcggaggtgaagtttcatgatcatgatacgcatgacgacccaaagaaagaaaccgatagtgggactattttccttggaagatTTTTCTTACAttaagtaatataacatatctctccgcatacctttgtttataaaaccgtatggccggattgccttgttttccataaatctttgcccttataacggctttataaagtaggacaaacactcctcggctactggccgaggagatggaagccgatggtcggtcaacaaagttttgtacaatgcggatccgagcattaatgatgtaaagtacttggatacatagaatcattacacataatttgtgattttactctggatatcgatccttaattcggccacccgtgcccgtattaaggctcgggggctactgggctttgggcttatcatttactaatattaaaggggcacattgatcccctgatctgaTGTTGCCACCCGActagtgtctcgggggctactgcattggcaatccagtgcagaaaatttaagtgcaatatcattttcgaggagattatgatcctcaggttggtcggccgcacccaacctgagtctcgagggcTTTGCACACCGTTTTTTGTGTCctgaagtattctgccgagctaggagttgatactcgggccgattttgcaaatcaacacGAGTCTCAGcagctactgggatcagcggtcttatgtcatcttttaggtgcatctcaggttttagaccgatacacaccttgagggctactggctatatatctcggcagagaataaattgcaccaatcaaaaatattgacaaaaatcggcccacagtcggggtgatgcaccacctcggaagtagtccggcataaagctcgggcgccagtggctggctccatagagggcatttccggcactaagctcggctaaactccttcaacttttttgaaccaaggtgatgtatgacacctcggatatagtccgggttggagcttggacatagtccggcgttggagcttggacatagtccggcgttggagcttggatacattccggcgttggagctcggaagcggtccggctttggtgctcgtctgcaaaagatacctcaaaTATAGTCTGGCGTTgaagctcggacgcaagaggacactgtcgcccaggaacaacttcaaacccgaggtgtggcataaaaataacgaggcattgataaaggccgaagacTTAAAGGGCTCCTCAGATACCCAACGTGTGAGATATTCAGATTTAGCTCGGCAATCCTCAAGATaaaagatgggaagatttgttgaaccagttttcaagaccgacgaccgaagacgaagaatagttcggaagaaCTGAGGAGCGTCcgcaacttgaagaccggttcagggggctactgacggtgtcctggactagggggtactcaccacatcgtctcccgatcagttggattgggccgaggacccccatggccgtttactcatgggccagttcggatagCCGAAGACATATaagaggaagattccacaagacttggtgatcaagacaaggactcctctccaccgacgtattcgactaggactcttgttatcctaggcctctggtatgttatataagccgaggccaagCTAGTCAATAGAGGATTATGATATTATTGATCATACCCTtaggttttagaccacaacatatgatctcgaggtagatcaactctgtacttgacactccatcaatataaacaagagcaggacgtagggttttacctccatcaagagggcccgaacctgagtaaatatcgtgtcccctgtctcttgttacccatcgatccatgatacacagctggggaccccctacctgagatctgccggttttgacaccgacggtATCCTTGCCAATGCAAAGACATTCATCTGCATTGTTGGCCACAACAATATATGCAATCTCTCGCATCGCCGCCGATTTGTTTTATATGCAGTAAAATCAATCAACCTGGCGTCATTCCTACGCCGGGTGAAGAAACAACGATTTTGCTCGCAAGCCTCGACGATGCGGAAAAAAAGTGACATACACATTTGATATCGCCTACGAAAGAGGTTAGCCGGATATGTCGGTACCTCGGCGAAGTAGTCCTTCATGAGCATTTTGTCGTCGAGAGCTCGGTTATAGGGAATGCATAGCTGGCCGACCATCGACTAGCGCCGATTTTTAGGCGGCCCCGCCTCAAATTCGTCGACGAGATGCAAAAACACTAGATTTTCATCATTGCCGTCGAGGATCAAATCTTCTATGTCCGAATCGTCGAACGAAGACAGCGAAGACGAACTCCATTCCATCTACAATGTGCACAGAAGCCGAATAAGCTTCACCCGAACCCAATCCGAGCCAAAATTGAGCACTTACCGGAACGAGCATCACCCAAACATACCTCACCAGAAGCAAGCCGAGTCGCGCTACCCTTTCTCCTTCCCGCCGGCCGACACCGCGCTAaggttgggtcatctattttggaacggaggaagtatGTGTTTACGAACTTTATACTATCTTTGGCACAACTTTAACTTGCAGTAAAAAGTTTTGCCAAAATGTTGCATGGCTTCGCCAGTCTAGGTTCGTCGTTCAAATGGAGAATAGGTTTATCTGGGATATGCAAGCGTTGTAGGGCTAGCTAATAAAATGAGTGGTCACGTGTGTGTGCCCCATCCAAAGCTGCTGGCATGCACGTCGGCCGTTACGTACCGGCTTGCGTGCAATGCGTGCCATTGGAACAAATGGGTCCAGGACATCAACGCCGCCACTGGAAAAGGCCGTCAGCTATGCACGTGGATCCACGGCCCAAAATATAGGATTTTCAAACAAACTATACACCTGACAATACCTAACGCATGAGAAGTAGCGCCGCCATACGCTCGAGCGCTGCACTTGCAAGGACAAAAAAATCCAACCTAAACTACCAACCAGTGCGGAGGCACCCAGATTCTTCTCCCCACCACCGGCCATCAGAGCAGCAGAAAAAGGGGAGGCGAATCCACAAGCTCGCTGGTGTAGTTTGGAGAGAGTTTGTCCTAGCCACCTAGGGTTAGGGCAGAAAAATGAGAGGCTGCCCACCGTTGCTTGCACGGTGCATGGTTGTTGTCGATGTCATCTTCTCCTCTGGTTCCATGATGAGGTGAAAGGGAGGCGACGGTTCTGTCGCTAGCTCCCTTAATAAGCGTGCAATCACACAAGATCAAGTCTTTCTCGTGTCCTCCCCTTCTTATTTTGGCCATCATGGCGATGCCATGGATGGGAGAGCACGATAGAAGTTGGGCTTCTAGTATGACATCTCACTTTATCCAAGCTAGCAGTGAGGTATTTTACCCAAATCTATTAGAGAGCCTCCAGCATGCATCCGATTGCCACATTCATCGTGGTGGTGGAGGCGTCGATGCGGTCATCCGGATGGGTTTCAAGAGCTAATGGCGGTGGATTTGGAGGAATGTGGTGCCTCAGGGTGGGCGTTCAGGTTTACCCAAAATTTCGGGTATGGTAATtcgaatttttaaaaatttgggTTTCCAAAATCAACACCCGAAATATTCGTGAAAAAAAAAGAAACCCAAAAATTCAGGTTTGTGTTATGATAATCCCAAATTAGCACAACAAACAAAATGGCAGAAGCGGCTCGCGGCATACTAATGGTTGATGCATCGCTCCCCTTTGCTTCCCTCTCACTCAAAGGTTGTGGGATCTAGCCTCGCCTCATGCGCTTCTCATGGCGGTAGGATAGTGGGGCTAGGATGTTGGGACAAACCCCCAATAGGAGGTCACATATGATGTTGGCATACTAATGGTTGGTTGCCGAGCCACATAGGAGGCCATCGGCCATATTGCAGGGGGAGATTGTGAGCCTCGTGCGCGTCGCAGATAGCGGCTGCGAGGTGCAGACCATGGTGATGACGCTGGCGAGGTACAGGGAGTTAAGGAGATTGTCGCCCGCTCGGCCGCATTACATGTTGGTGGAGGGACCAAGGATGTGGCCGTCTGCGTTGCATTGTAGGCGCTGGTTTCAAGAGAGGGCGAGAGGAAGGAACGAGGTGTtctagaaagagagagagagaggactgcgCGACTGGTGGCACATCATGGGAAGTGGATGAGGGTCGTGACTATGCTCGTTTGACCTAGGGAAATCGAGGCCTTATTCTTATTCCCTGATTGGGCTAGGCCGATTCCAGGAAGTGGGATTTTGATTGGAATTCTCCTAATTTCGAGTAATTTGGGCTATTCGGGTACCATGAGTTGAAACCCGAATTTTCCAATAAAATTTGGGTTTCTAAAATTGTTACCTGATTTAGTGTTCGGGTTTTTCAGGTTCGGGTTTGGGCTTCGGGTATTGGGTTTTATGCCCACCATGAGTGGTGCCCTTGTTGGTCATGGCCTGGTTAGTCAGACTAGAAAATCATGGCCAGGCCTTCTTTAGACTTTGGATACTTACTAAGCCAAATGACCATATTGATCGACTCCATGTTAGCCAGACTAGCTGCTGAATAGAGATGTTGCAGTATTAGGTTGGAAGATCCTTCAAATCTGGGCGTTGAAGCACAAAGCCCTCAATGACTTTTTTTTGTTATCTTCTTATTTCGGGATTCCTTAATCTCAGTCAATTAAGGACTTAACGAAGTCTTAGTCGATGCTATATTCATTAGATCTTACATAGAGATCCGTGTAAAATTTCTTTTTGAGTTTTTCGTTCTTCTTCTTTATATGTTTTGTTACTTGACTGAGACTTCGTTAAGTCTTAGTCGATTCAGATTTAGCCACACCTTTTTTATTTACCTAAGCACCTGTATAGGCGTTTTGCATGAGGGATGGCCTTAACATAATTTGTTTTCCACGGCGAGTTCACTCACAGATTTTTTTTGCATGTAACCAACTATGAGTAAGCAAGTATTATTTGTGTTTTGCTGTTACGTTGCCATCAATGTAATTGCACCAAGAGCCAGCAAAAATTTTCTTTTGGTGGGGTGGCACAAGCTTTTATTTGGATACATATGATTAACTACTGGAGATAGATACTAATATACACAAATGCTTGTATCTAATATTTGGATTTCCATATCCTCTAAGCCATTACATAAATGCTTATATCCAACATTTGGATTTTCATATCCTCTAAGGCATTGAATGCATAGCCAAGAGGAGTGCAATAAATAGCACTCGGACCCCGTTCTGCTCCTCACATCATCATTCCAACAACTTATTTTGAGAACTTGGCCATGGCGTTCAGCGGCGCTCAGATTCTCACTACCTTCACTCTGGGCTTTCTTCTCTTGGCCTTCTGTAAGTTCATATAGCAGTTTTTATCACATTGCAATTCCATGCAATTTTAGATCAATCGATGAAACAATTTGTACTATAATTTTCTGGTGCACATATTAATTCTAAGTCACATGCAGGTGCGGAGGCTCGCGTATGCACGGCCCCTAGCAAGTGGGGCCAAAGGAGCATGTGCAAGACCACGGCTTGCATCGGGGCCTGTCAGTACGAGCACTTTAAGGGTGGGTACTGCTCCGATGAGAAATCAATTGTTGGCTACGAGGTCAACGAAGACAACGACGGCAACTACTTTCACATACCTAAGAGAAAGACGTGCATGTGTACATATGAATGCAGGAAAAAACCCACCACCACTATGAGAACCTACGTGCCTAAGCCACCGGGTGAACCCGAGGTGCCCGatcctaagaagaagaagaagccgcCGCCATATGAACGTGATGTGCCAGAGCCGCCCTCGGGAGAAAACAAGAAGAAAAGCTTCCGCCAGCTGCCAACCAGTGAGAAAATGGTCTAGTCCGCCCATCCGTGGAAAATGATTTCAATAAGAAAGGAATTAATCAATGCTTGACTTGTACATATGCATAATTGATTGCGTGAGAATAATAAAAATCTTGGTAGTACTACTGTTAAAGTGAACCTGTCGCTGTGATGGTTCCACCTTCTTCCACCGCCTCCCCCTTACGATCCCATGTTATGTACTACCCAACACCGATTTGTTTCCTCCTACAACACCATGCATCCAACGAGCCAACACTTGTTTTCCCCCTAAAAAATGCTAGACCTACGAACAGGCTACTAAAGCCTACGAAACCTTCCATCTCTAATTAATCTCCTCCcctaaggctagtcatagtgggagtaacttagctagtaacataacACATCCCAAGACAAATTTGCTTACGTGACACCTAGTTAATAAGGAGAAAGGTGTTTGGAGTAACATATTAGGCTGCTCCCAATGGACTGGTACTTAGATGGGGTGCTAAGCATATTAAATAACTTAGCAACCAAactccccaatgcataggtgcttagctACTCCCTTCATTTAATGATTTGGCTACTAAACTCTCTCATGCATTGGTGAGTTTGCTTCATTTAAATGTTTTGCCTAGGTTTGTGCGCTTGGCATTggttcttcctggggtcaccaaaccCATCTCTCTCCTCTTAATTGCCTTGCCACATCAGATTTTTCGTCTACATGGCATGCTTAGCACCCGTACAGGGTGGAGCATTGGGTTATCATCACATAGCGCTTCCCAAGAAATGTTGAATCTATAAGCTAATAAATGCAACCACATATGATACTACTTCTATGACACTTagcactatgaaggtagtaacatagactagtgtcatatgtatggcactagtctaagttactccccactatgaccagcctaagggcatgtacaatggtgctatcttacgagtgccacgtaggataaataacgaggtggaggagagagaactcataagagaaggcttgtcttctcttatttaagataagacaagagatgatctcttagcccAATATGTCTCACCACATTTTTAGGAATTGCTATttattgaagataaggctaagagatgacccattgtagacatttttctttgtcatctctaaattacatgcaaaacttaaaataagactatcttatcaaccattgtacatgccctaaatTTCATTGTGGGCATGTGCCCTTTTCCTTTCCAATCAAAACCTTCCATGTTAACTCTCACGTAAGGTATGTAAAAGATTTTTGTAGATGTAGCGTTATCCTTTTTCCTTTGTGCGACCCTTCCTCGGTCTCTCCCATCGATGCTcggaaaaaagaaaaggaaaagaaaaagtaAAAAAGAGATCCCACGAACCATGAACACATGTTCACATGACCCATCTCCCCAACCTCGTCGCTCACGATCACGAGGCAGAGCAGGGTGTCTTGCAGTGAAGATGTTCCCCACGACCACTCGTTCGCCTCGTGGTTGCCGTGGTTGTGGGAGCGTGTTTGCCGGGATGGGGGATGGGGTGGGAGCGCGGTGCGCGACTGGAGGCAGAGCAGGGTGTCTTGCATTGATGCATCCACCAAGTGTCCTAGGCTGCAACGTCCTTTGACATAGAGGCAAGCGCATGCAGGGAGAGAGCCTGAGCGGGAGGGGTATGGGTATGGGGTCAACGCCCCCGTTAGCATGTTCCCTGCTGCTGCTCGAGGGGATTATGGTGGGGGTCAATTTGAAGCATGGGGAGAGAGCACTAAGGAAGGTCGTTGCATTGAGGGTTGATTTGGCCCCAATTCGGCTCGCTGGAATACAAGCCATGCCCATGCCACCCCATGGGCGCCCCTGACTGAGGCCGGGGCTTGCCGTGGGTGCATCTGCACCAGTATGTcggtgtcctggattaggggataCTCATGACGTCGTCTTTCGACCAGgtggatcgggccgaggaccctCATGGCGGTTCACTAATTGGCCACTTCGGGCAGCGGATAACGtatacgaggaagattccacaagactggTGATCAAGAAAAGGACGCCTCTCCACTGAAGTATctgactaggactcttgttatcttaggcctccggtacattatataagccgataccatgctagtcgatagatcattaTGACATTCATCATCATACCCCtagggtttagaccacaacatatgatctcgaggtagatcaactctgtatatgatactccatcaatataaacaagagcaggacatagagttttacctccatcaagagggcccgaatcaGGGTAAAACATCGTCTCCTTCATTCCCGTTATCATTGATTCGAGAATACACAGCTCGGAACCCCCTACCTCGAggtctgccggttttgacaccgacgatggtgctttcattgagagttcggTTGTCAGATTAacaaaggatcaatggctcgtcTGTAGATCAACCGCAACgtcggcatcttcgtcgccggctcgactggtcaacTTGGATCGACCAAGGACTGCGCTCCGCCTcggatcgtcatgttcggacgaaggccttcatcaacatcaactgtGATCTCTATCAAGaacatggaggaatcatccatggagctcggagGCTAAACATCAACATTGCCTTCGGGCGACCGTggtgtttttctggacagcgaagcTGTATCCGCCGTCACCGCCTTATCGAGCGTCGCTTTGACGAttgctttggtggaattgtgcggaattgagtctacaacaaccctgtaAAATTTTGTCGTATTCCGATGAAGGAATCTCCGGCAATCTCCTATATACTGGaaccctgtcaaatctggacgggaatttggacaAGTTTAGGGCGAGGAGTCCATCATCCAGCTCGGACATCTTTttgaagatccaaccgttcattggctgcggaattcctatgtCTACCACCTCTTAAAATTTCAGCTTGATCTGACCGTTCAAACTCCGGAAAACTTCCGATAAGTGGATCAATTTTTGGATCTGTTTTCTGCACAAATACGAATCCGAGCCGAGTTCATCTTTCTTCATGAACgggatattggacaacctttttaagGAACTATGGAATTTAACATTTATGGAAAAAATATTTAAACTTCTAAAATACATATTGCAAATCAGGGAGTCCACTATGGTGTGCGACTTTTTCTGAATAAATAATAGAGTCTTTTGTACATCTAATAGTGGTTGTATGGATTATATATATAGAGGTTCGTACAATAAATAATTGCTCTTTATTTACATAATAAAATTTGCATCTACATACACTACGTATTTGTATGAAGAGGCATCCTCATGAATATACTCTctcgttcataaaaaagatggtATTTAGACATCGGCTGTCACCAACATGTATCATTGGCTATATCTTATTTGTCTGTTTTTTGGTCGGATGGTTACGTCTTACTTGTGTAAATTAATATTTATGAATTGCAAAATATTTTTAAAACATGGGCAATATTTGAAATCcggattttttttttcaaaaatttcGTTCATTTTGGAAAAAGGTGAACACCATTTGAAATAGGGAGAATTTttaaaattcacaaacatttATTGAAAACACGAACCTTTGAAAAAGCACTAACTTTTTCTGAATTTGGGAACCATTTTTTAAACAGGAACATGTTTTGAACTTTTATAATAGTTTTTGAAAATGTGTTTATTTAACCACGATCATTATTTTGAATTTGTGAATATTTCAATAAACAAGAATATTTATAGAATCTGGAACATATTTAAAATCCCAATTTGTTTTGGAGAACACAATTTTTTAAGAAAAATAGGACATTTTTTAAATGCAATTTTATTTTGAATATCTCGATTTTGTTTTAAAACACAAATATTTAAAAAATTGTTTTTCTAATTTTGTTAAAATTTGGAATGAGAACAAAAATTACAAGTTTCGAGCATTTTTTAAAATAGGAACAAAATTTTGGAATTCGGATTTATTTTCTAAAAATTGAAAACACAAATCAAATTTTTTTGCTggtaaaaaagaaaaaagaaatagAGAAAGGAAACAAATAAAATAGAAATAAAATACATAAGAAAAAGAAAACAGGCTGGCGCAGCCTTGTGCCCTGTGCAATGGTCagactatttgtggccttgtgcGGTAAATAGGGTTTCTGTAGCTGTGTGCGCAGGGAATAAGTGGGCTGGCTTCGATGGGCCACAACATGCACAACCCATGTACGAAAATTGCTTTTTCTTTTCTAGCAAACGGACGCAcaaaaatttagtaccaccttggatagggaaaaaaaacTTTTCAGCGGTGAACGGATTAAAAAATTGGAGAAACGCACCTcactttattagtaggtatagatatagatatagataggTTTGTACAATAAATAATTGCTCTTTATTTACATAATAAAATTTACATCTACATACACTACTTATTTGTATGAAGAGGCATCCTCATGAATATACTCTCTCGTTCATAGAAAAGATGGTATTTAGACATCGGCCGTCACCAACATGTATCATTGGCTACATCTTATTTGTTTGTTTTTTGGCCGGATGGTTACGTCTTACTTGTGTATATATTGCTAGAAAAGTATAAACTTTATGCCATATGAATAATATGTTATCCTATGCCGCGAGGTTAAAGAAGTTTTGCGGGTGGTGATAATTATTTTTTACTTGTCTTTATTTGCCGAGCACAGAAATCAATTTATTTTTCCTTTAATTTTTTTGTTACTATCGTCATTTATTGAGAAACTTTTCCTTTTTTTCAAAAAATTCCGAACTGTTGTTAGCGATCAGTTTTTCACTTTAACATCGAAGTATACTTTTTTTTGATAATAAGCATTGATGTATATTAA
Above is a genomic segment from Triticum urartu cultivar G1812 unplaced genomic scaffold, Tu2.1 TuUngrouped_contig_8150, whole genome shotgun sequence containing:
- the LOC125531804 gene encoding uncharacterized protein LOC125531804, producing MAFSGAQILTTFTLGFLLLAFCAEARVCTAPSKWGQRSMCKTTACIGACQYEHFKGGYCSDEKSIVGYEVNEDNDGNYFHIPKRKTCMCTYECRKKPTTTMRTYVPKPPGEPEVPDPKKKKKPPPYERDVPEPPSGENKKKSFRQLPTSEKMV